In Rhineura floridana isolate rRhiFlo1 chromosome 1, rRhiFlo1.hap2, whole genome shotgun sequence, the following proteins share a genomic window:
- the LOC133371955 gene encoding uncharacterized protein LOC133371955, whose amino-acid sequence MCTTTDNGSNFVKAFRVFMAKEPVEAAGTSDDDGDNQEEEEAEVEFVPICEILNTGPEADEEAADSGEDFVLPPHQRCASHTLNLVATQDIEAMLSDSFKSSLLGPFKKQFRSLMGKCSKLWSKQNQSAQIAEYIRAQCGVYLKVPNKTRWNSTFDALKQLHELLSTVPLKMHAIMDRCSLSRITAAEIEVVQEYTEIMEPLAQSLDILQRENGMFMGYLLPTLCNLDRKLEGLENKPERYTYCFQLLRGVRKALRKRFAAIWEDKRLLLAACLHPRFKLDRLESCQAATHTNKYTMEALLKAEIKMGVLNEDSDQSSDKDQEGDDLEDDFFNFLPQGKKSAVETAEEELVRYLRSPSREVSSLHGFPRVLWCFLQHNTGMPSSAAVERLFSTSGNVMTVKRHSLSDMLFEHLVLLRHNRNIL is encoded by the exons atgtgcactactacagacaatggctccaactttgtgaaagcgttcagagttttcatggccaaagaaccagtggaagctgcaggcaccagtgacgatgatggtgataaccaggaggaggaggaggctgaggtggagtttgtgcctatctgtgagatcctgaacacaggacctgaggcagacgaagaagctgcagactcaggagaggattttgttttaccaccacaccagagatgtgctagccacaccctcaaccttgtggcaacacaagacatagaggccatgctttctgactccttcaaaagtagtcttcttggtcctttcaagaaacagtttcgttccttgatgggaaagtgcagcaagttgtggtccaagcagaaccagtcagcccagattgctgagtatatccgtgcgcaatgtggtgtgtatctgaaggtaccgaataagaccaggtggaattccacctttgatgcgttgaagcaactacatgagctcctgtcaactgtgccactaaaaatgcatgccataatggaccgctgctccttgtccaggatcacagctgctgagattgaagtggtacaggaatacacagagattatggagccactggcccagtccctagatatcctgcaacgggagaacggcatgttcatggggtatttgctaccaacgctctgcaatctggaccgcaagttagaaggactggaaaacaaacctgagaggtacacatattgttttcagctgctgagaggtgtgcgcaaagccctaagaaagcggtttgcagctatctgggaggacaagaggcttcttctggcagcctgcctacaccctcgcttcaaactagatcggctggaatcgtgtcaggccgccacccataccaacaa atacacaatggaagccttgttgaaagctgaaataaagatgggtgtacttaatgaggacagtgatcagtcttcagataaagaccaggaaggagatgacttagaagatgacttctttaactttctgccccagggcaagaagtcagcagtggaaactgctgaggaggaactggtgaggtacctgaggtctcccagcagggaagtgtcatcactccatggctttccacgtgtgctgtggtgttttttgcagcacaacacaggcatgccttcaagcgccgcagtagaacgcctgttcagtactagtggcaacgtaatgactgtaaaaagacattccttgtctgacatgctctttgagcatcttgttcttttgagacataacagaaacatattataa